DNA sequence from the Lysobacter silvisoli genome:
CAGGCCCAGCGCGGTCAGCGCGCTGAGGATGCCGCGGAAGGTGAGGTAACCGAACAGGCCGAACAGGCTCTGCAGTTGCTCCAGCCAGCGCGTCAGTTCAAGCAACATGCGTCGTCTCCTCCCCTTGCGGCGACGCGTCGCTGGCCAGCAGCGCGGTCACGATCTTGTCCATCGCGCTGCCGCGCGAGCCCTTCACCAGCGCGCGCACGCCGTCGCGCAACTGCGCGCGCAGCGCCTGCGCCAGGGCGTCGTGGCTGTCGTAATGCGTGGCGCCCTCGCCGAAGGCCTGAGCGGCGTAGGCGCTGAGCGCACCCAGGGCGTACAGGCGCTTGAGCCCGGCGTCCTTGGCCCGGCGCCCGGCTTCGGCGTGCATCGCCGCGCCGTCGGGGCCGAGTTCGCGCATGTCGCCCAGCACCAGCCAGCCCTCGCCCTTGCGGCCGTGCGCGGTGGCGTCGGCCAGGGTGTCGATGGCCGCGGCCAGCGAACCCGGATTGGCGTTGTAGCTGTCGTCCACCAGCACCGCGCCGCTGCGCAGGCGGTGGGTGACCAGGCGCCCGGACACCGGACGCGCGGCGTTGAGGCCGGCGGCGATGACCCCCAGCGCCACGCCCGCGCCCAGCGCCAGCGACGCGGCGGCCAGGGCGTTGCGCACGTTGTGGCGGCCGGGAATGGCCAGCGCGATCGCGGCCTCGCCCTGCGGCGTGGTCAGCACGAACCGCGAGCCCTCTTCGTCCAGGCGGATGTCGCGCGCGCCGACGTCGGCGCTGGCGTCCAGGCCGAAGCGGATCAGGCGGCGCCCGTGCGCGCGCTCGGCAAAATACGGTGCGAACGCATCGTCGGCATTGATCGCCGCCACGCCGTCCGGCGGCAGGCTGTCGTAGACCGCGGCCTTGGTGTCGGCGATGGCCAGCAGGCTGCCCATGCGCTCCAGGTGCGCCGGCGCCACGTTGTTGACCAGGGCCACCTGCGCCGGCGCGATCGCGGTCAGATAGGCGATGTCGCCCGGCGCGCCGGTGCCCATCTCGTAGATCGCGTACTGCGCGTCCTCGGGCGCGGCCAGCACCGCCAGCGGCATGCCGATCTCGTTGTTGCGGTTGCCCGGCGTGGCGTAAGCGCGACCGGCCCGCTCCAGGATCGCCTGGGTCAGGTTCTTGACGCTGGTCTTGCCGCTGCTGCCGGTGATGGCCAGGGTGATGGTGTCGCGGCGCTGGCGCTGCACGGCGGCGGCGAAATCGGCCAGCGCGCGTTCGGTGTCGGCCACCACCACCTGCGGCAGCGGCGCGTCCACCGCGCGCGCGACCAGAGCGCCGGCCACGCCGGCGGCGGCCGCGGCGGCGACGTGATCGTGCCCGTCGAAACGCGCGCCCTTGAGCGCCACGAACAGCGCGGCGCCCGCCTCGCCCAAGGCGCGGGTGTCGGTGACCACGGCCGCGACTTGCGCGTCCTCGCCGTGCAGGCGGCCGCCGGTCATGCGCGCGATCTCGCTCAGGCGGATAGGCTTCATCGCCTGGCCTCCAGCGCCGCGCGCGCGACGTCGGTGTCGTCGAAGGGGTGCTGCACGCCGTCGATTTCCTGGTAAGGCTCGTGGCCCTTGCCGGCCACCAGCACGATGTCGTCCGCGCCGGCCTCGGCCACCGCGCGCGCGATCGCCGCGGCGCGGTCGCGCAGCACGATCGCGCGCTCGGGATGGGCGAAGCCGGCGACGATGTCGGCCACGATCGCGTCGCCGTTCTCGCGCCGCGGGTTGTCGTCGGTCACCACCACCAGGTCGGCGCCGGCTTCGGCGATGGCCGCCATCTGCGGGCGCTTGCCGCGGTCGCGCTCGCCGCCGCAGCCGAACACGCAGACCAGGCGCGCGCGCGCGTGGCCGCGCAGCGAGGCCAGCGCCTGCTCCAGCGCGTCGGGGGTGTGGGCGTAATCGATCACCACCAGCGGCCTGCCGCTCTCGCCGCCCAGGCGGTTCATGCGGCCGTGGATGGGCTGCAGCCGGCTCAGGGTGTCGGCGATGCGCTCGGGCGCGTCGCCCAGCGCATACAGCGCGCCGGCCACGGCCAGCAGGTTGTCGACGTTGAAGCGGCCCAGCAGCGGCGACGTCACCGGCCAGGCGCCACCATCGGCGACCAGTTCGAAGCCGATGCCGCGGTTGTCCAGGCGCAGTTCGCGCGCCGACAACGTGGCGCCGTCGGCGCCGCGCGAACTCAGACCCACCGCGCGCACCGTCGCCGGCAGCGCCGCGTGCAGCTGACGGCCGTAGTCGTCGTCCAGATTGATCGCCGCGGCCCGCAGCCCCGGCCAATCGAACAAACGCGCCTTGGCCGCGCCGTAGCTGGCCATGTCGCCGTGGTAATCCAGATGATCGCGGGTGAGGTTGGTGAACACGCCCACGTCGAAATGCACGCCGTCCACGCGGCCCTGGTCCAGCGCGTGCGAGCTGACTTCCATCGCCACCGCGCGCGCGCCGGCGTCGTGCATGTCGGCCAGCAGCTGGTGCAGTTGCAGCACCAACGGCGTGGTGAAACCGGTCGGCACGACCTGGCCGTACAGGCCCGCGCCCAGCGTGCCGATGGTGCCGCAGCGCAGGCCGCGCAGCGTCCAGGCCTGAGCCAGCAGTTGCACGGTCGAGGTTTTGCCGTTGGTGCCGGTCACGCCGACCATGGTCATGGCCTCGCTGACGCGGCCATGGAAACGATCGCCAAGTTCGCCCAGGCGTGCGCGCAGGCCGGGCACGGCGATGGCGTCGTCCGGCGCGGGCAGGTCCTCGGGCGCGGGCGGTTCGAACAGCACCGCGGTGGCGCCGGCGGCGCGCGCCTGGGCGACGAACTTCAGCCCGTGCGCGCCGAAGCCGGCGATGGCGACGAAGGCATGACCGGGACGCACCGCGCGGCTGTCCAGGGTCAGCCCGGTGATGTCGAGCTCGGCCGGCACCGCGGCCACGTCGGGCAGCAGTTCGGCCAGGCGCATGCGGCGGGAGGCGCTCATCGCGCGCCTCCCGTGGGCAGCATCGCGCCGGCCGCGACCGGCGGCAGATCGGCGGGCAGTTCCTCCGGCGTTTCCGCCGAATCCACGTCCACCGGCAGCACCGGCCCGTTGGGCTTGCCGCCGTTGGCCTTGAGCCGCTTGGCCTCGGCCGCGGCCTGCGCCGCCAGCCAGGTGTCGATGTCGTCCGGCGCCACGTCCATCAGGCGCAGCGCGCCTTCCATGACGTTGCGGAACACCGGGCCGGAGACCAGGCCGCCGTAATAGCCGCGCATCGCCGGATCGGGTTCGCTGACCACCACCGCCATCGAGAAGCGCGGGTTCTTCACCGGCACCACGCCGGCGAACAGCGAGATGTACTTGTTGGAATAGCCGCCGGTGGCGCTGAACTTGCGTGCGGTGCCGGTCTTGCCGGCCACGTGGTAGCCCAGGATCGCCACGCCCTTGGCGGTGCCGCCCGGCTCGGTCACGGTCTGCATCATGCGCATGACCTCGCCCGCGATTTCCGGCTCCAGCACCTGGCGCGGCTCGTTGCGCTGGCCGCGCACGAAGGTCGGCGCGATCAGCCTGCCGCCGTTGGCCATGGCCGCGTAGGCCATCGCGATCTGCAGCGGCGTGGCCGACAGGCCGTAGCCGTAGGACATGGTCGCCTTGGTGGTGCCGCTCCAGCGATCCGGCGACAGCACCACGCCGGCCGATTCGCCGGGGAAGCCGCTCTCGGGCTTGCTGCCGTAACCGAAGCTCTTGACGAACTGGTAGTAGTAATCGTTCGGCAACGGCAGCGCGAGCTTGGCCGCGCCCACGTTGGAGCTCTTGGTGATCACGCCGGTGACGTTGAGCACGCCGTAGTTGTGCGTGTCGGTGATGCGGTAGCGGCCGTTGGGCATCCAGCCCGGCGTGGTGTCGACGATGGTGTTGGGCGTGACCCGGCCGGTCTTCAGCGCCGCGGCCACGGTGATCGGCTTCATCGTCGAGCCGGGCTCGACCACGTCGGTCAGCGCGCGGTTGCGGTGGGTTTCGGGATTGCCAGCGCCCAGCAGATTGGGGTTGTAGGTGGGCAGGTTGGCCATCGCCAGCACCTCGCCCGTGTCCACGTCCAGCACCACCGCCGAACCGCTACTCGCGCCGGTTTCCAGCAGCGCGCGGCGCAGTTCGCGGTAGGTCAGGTATTGGATGCGGCGGTCGATGGTCAGGGTCAGGTCCTGACCGGGCTCGGCCGACTTGACCAGGTCCACGTTCTCGATGATGCGGCCGGCGCCGTCGCGGATCACGCGCTTGGCGCCGGGCTTGCCGCGCAGCCAGTCGTCGAAGGCCAGCTCCAGCCCTTCCTGGCCACGGTCGTCGACATTGGTGAAGCCCAACACGTGCGCCAGCGCCTCGCCCTGCGGGTAGAAGCGGCGGAACTCGCGCTGCGAGAACACGCCGGGAATCTTCAGCGCCAGGATGCGGTGCGCCTCGTCCGGATTGATCCGGCGCTTGAGGTACAGGAACTCCTTGCCCGAACGCTGGCTGAGCTTGCGGGTCAGGTGATCCACCGGCACGCCCAGGGCCTTGGCCAGCTCGGGCAGGCGCGCCGGGTTCTTCAGCAGTTCCTTGGGATTGCCCCAGATCGATTCCACCGGCGTGGACACCGCCAACGGCTCGCCGTTGCGGTCGGTGATCATGCCGCGCGAGGTCGGGATCGGAATCTCGCGCAGCGCGCGCGCGTCGCCCTGCTGGCGGTAGAAATCGTTGCCCAGCACCTGCAGGTAGAACGCGCGCCCGACCAGGGCCATGGCGCACAGGCCCAGCGCGCCGCCGACCAGGATCAGGCGGTTGCGCAGGTCGAAGCGCGCGCGGCCGCGCGGCTTGCCGGCGCCGCGATCGCCGCCGCGCGCCGGGCCGGCCTTGCCGCGCTCGCCCAGCAGGCGCTCCAGCGGCCCGCTGCGGCGCTCGTCGCGGCGCGAATCGTCGCGGCGGCTCATGGCTTGATCACCACGGTTTCGGCGCCCTCGGGGAACTTCATGCCCAGGCGGTCGCGCGCGACCTGGTCGATGCGGTTGCTCTCGGCCCAGGTCGCCTGTTCCAGCTGCAGGCGGCCGAACTCGATATTGAGATCGTCGCGCTCGCGGTCGAGCTTGTTGAGCTGGACGAAGTACTGGCGGTGCTGATGGCGCGCATAGACCACGGCCAGGGCCGAGGCCACGTTGGCCACCACCAGCACGGTCAGCAGCAGGCGCCAGGTCATGCCGCGGCCTCCAGCTTCTCGGCCACGCGCAGCACCGCGCTGCGCGCGCGCGGGTTGCCGGCGGTTTCCTCGTCCAGCGCCTTCTGCGCGCCGTCGATGGCACGCAGGCTCGGGGTGAAAGCGACCTCCACCGGCAGGCGGCGGTTGCTCGGCGGCGCCTTGCTGTGACGCGCGATGAACTGCTTGACGATGCGGTCTTCCAGCGAATGGAAGCTGATCACGGCCAGGCGGCCGCCGACGTTCAGGCGCGCCAGCGCGCCGTCCAGCCCGGTCTCCAGGTCGGCCAGCTCGCGGTTGATATGGATGCGGATGGCCTGGAAGCTGCGCGTGGCCGGGTGGATCTTGTCGCCGCGCGGCATCACCGAGGCGATCAGCTCGGCCAGCTGGGCGGTGCGCAGGATCGGCTGCTCGGCGCGGCGAGCGACGAGGGTGCGCGCGATCTTGCGGCTCATGCGCTCCTCGCCGTAGGTCCACAGCACGTCGGCGATCTCGCGCTCGGAGGCCTGCGCCAGCCACTGCGCCGCGCTCTGGCCGCTGTCCGGGTCCATGCGCATGTCCAGGGGACCGTCCTTGCCGAAGCTGAAGCCGCGCTCGGCCACGTCCAGCTGCGGCGAGGACACGCCCAGGTCCAGCAGCACGCCGTCCAGGCCGGCCGCGGCCGCGTCCCAGTCGGCGATATGGGCGAAGCTGCCGCGGAAAATGGACACGCGCGGATCGGCGCCGAACTCGCGTTCGGCCACGGCGATCGCTTCGGGGTCCTTATCCATCAGCAGCAGCCGGCCTCCGGCGCCGAGTTGATCGAGTACGCCGCGCGCATGCCCGCCGCGGCCGAACGTCCCGTCCAGGTACGTCCCACTCCCGTTGACCTGCAGGCCGTCCAGGACCTGCCGATACATCACGGGGAGGTGGCCGGACCGCGCTCCCGGGCGCTCCATGCCACCGCCCGTCACAGCTGCAGATCGAGCAGCTCGTCGCTCAGATCCTCATCGCCGATGGTCTGGCGGATCTGGGCGTGGTGCGCCTGCTCGCTCCACAACTCGAATTTGTCGCCCATGCCCAGCAGCACCGCCTTCTTCTCTATGCCCACGGCGGCGCGATGGCTGGCCGGCACGCTGATGCGGCCGTTGCCGTCGAGTTCGACGAAAGAGGCCGCGCCGACCAGCTTGAGCTGGATGTTGCGGTTGACCTTCTTGGCCTTGGGCAGGGCGTTGACCTGGTCGCGCACGCGCTCCCAGACCGCCAGCGGATAGAGGTACAGGCTGCCGGCCTCGAACGGGTTGTAGGTGATGACCAGGCGGTTGCCGCATTCGCGCGCGACGAGCTCACGGTAGGCGGTGGGCACCGCCAGCCGGCCCTTGTCGTCGATCGTGATGGCGGTTTCGCCCTGGAACATTGCCCACCTTGTCGGCGCCCCTCTCTACCGGACGGGTCACCGGTTAGGCCCGCCTCGCGGCGGACTACCTGCGTTCTGGCCCCCTACCGGGAGCCAAGGCCTCCGAAAAAACCACAAAAAACCCGGTTTTCCCTCGGATGCCCACCTTAGCACCGCCCACAGGCTTGTCAACAACTTTCGGGACGGAATTTCGCTAGGCGCATCAATGGCTTGCGGCAATCTTCAGAGTCTTATTCAAGACTTATCCACTAACCTTTGTTTCGTCTCATATTTTGAGATTAGAGCGATTACTTTGATCGGGGTCGCAGTCCTGGGGCGAGCGAGCGACGCACATGCTGCGCAGCAGCATTGGAATTGGGACGGTCGGCGGCCGGCTTGGCCGCCGGAACGGGCCGCATCGGCCGCCAGACCGCAATCCTGAACAGGCACGCTGAAGCGGGCCGGCACTTGGCGCGCACCACGCCGCGGGCGAGCATCCGGCGCAGAGCTGCATCGACAGGACCGCACCGCCTTGGCCCAGACCGTCATTCCGCAACTTCGCATGCTCAGCGCGAGCATCAGCCTGCCCTTCTACGAACGCCTGGGCTTCAACCTGGATTGGCAGCACCAGTTCGAACCCGGCTTCCCGCTGTTCGTGCAGCTCACCCGCGCCGGCCAGACCATTTTCCTCAGCGAACACCGCGACGACTGCGCAGTGGGCGGCGCGGTGTACTTCGTGGTGCCCGACGTGGACGAGTGCCACCGCGCGTTCGTGGCCAACAGCGTAGCCATCGCGGAACCGCCCGAAAACACTCCCTGGGACACCCGCGAAATGCTCGTCGCCGACCCCGACGGCAACCGCCTGCGATTCGCGACCGACGTGACGCCGACCAATGCGGACGACACCAGCACACCCTAGCCGCGACGCAACCGCGAAGCCCCGCGCGCCCTCACCCCAACCCTCTCCCGCAAGCGGGAGAGGGGGCCAAAAGCAAAAGCTCAAAACTCAGAGCCACATGACCGCGGCGCAGCCACGATGTGGAGAGCCCCCTTTAGTAAAGGGGGCGCCGCGAAGCGGCGGGGATTTGGAAAAAGAGGCCTGGGGCCCAAAGTTTGCTAAAGCAAACTTTGGGGCTTCTTTGATGCCCAAGGCATCAAAGAAGCGGCGGAGCCGACCATAAGCCGGGTTCTGTCGTGAGCAGTCATTCCTCTAGGCGCAGCGTCGCCGCTACGCTCAAGCAGCCTACCCGGAGACACCGCGGGCCGCGGCAAAGTCTCCCTATTTGGCCTTGCTCCCGGTGGGGTTTGCCGTGCCGGTCCGTTACCGGACTCGCGGTGCGCTCTTACCGCACCGTTTCACCCTTACCACGCACGTCTTGCGACGCCGTTCGGCGGTTTGCTCTCTGTTGCACTTTCCGTCGGCTCGCGCCGCCCAGGCGTTACCTGGCACCGTGCCCTGTGGAGCCCGGACTTTCCTCGGCACCGGATCTTGCGATCCGATGACGCGACTGCTTGGCCGACTCCGCCGCACGCATTGTCGCATTGTTCCGTCGTGCGCGCGCCAACGGCGGTTCAGCAAACGCCGCCTGCGCCGCTGACCATTGGATCCACGCGGGCCCCGGCGTGCACCGGGCCGCCTATTCCCCGCCGTACAGCGCCTTGCGCGGCGCGCCGCTGAGTTCGGCTGCCAGCTTCGCCGCCTGCGAGGGCTTGAGGTAGTCGACCAACTTGGCGTACAGGCGCTTGCCCTCGGCGACCTGCGCATCGGCGTCGTCGCCGGCGCCTTGCACGATCACCACGAACTCGCCCTTGCGCTGGTTGGGGTCGGCGGCCACGCGTTCGCGCAACTGCGCCAACGGGCCGTCGAGCACGGTTTCGAACAGCTTGGTCAGCTCGCGCGCGATCGCCGCGGGGCGCTCGCCGCCGAAGGCCACGACTAGGTCGTCCAGGGTCTCTTCGATGCGGTGCGCGGATTCGTAGAACAGCAGGGTGCGCGGCTCGGCGACCAGCGCGCTCAGGCGGTCGCGGCGCGCGGCGGTCTTGGCCGGCAGGAAGCCTTCGAACGCGAACCGGTCCGAAGCCAGACCGGCCACGCTGAGCGCGGCGATCGCGGCGCAGGCGCCGGGCACCGGCGATACCCGGATGCCGGCCGCGCGCGCGGCGCGCACCAGGCGGTAACCCGGGTCGCTGACCAGCGGCGTGCCGGCGTCGGAGACCAGGGCCAGCGACTCGCCGGCCTGCAGGCGCGCGACCAGTTGCGCGGCCTGCGCGTCCTCGTTGTGCTGGTGCAGGGCCAGCAGCGGCCGTTCCAGGCCGAAGTGCGACAGCAGTTGGCGGGTGTGGCGGGTGTCCTCGGCGCAGACCGCGTCGACCGTGCGCAGGGTCTCTAGCGCGCGTGCGGACAGGTCGCCGAGGTTGCCGATCGGGGTCGCGACCACGTGAAGGGTACCGGGGCTTTGCATCGTGCTTCCGTGTCGGGGCCGGGTAGAATCCTAACCGGTCCCCCAAGGAACGCCGCGTAGCGGCGGATGCAGCCCGATGCGCCAGCACCAGATCGCCACCGCCCGCCCCTCCCGCGCCCGACTGGCCCGCACCGCGCTGAGCGCGCTCGCGCTGGCCGCGGCCCTGGCCGGTTGCGGCACGGTGACCACGCAGGGCAGCAAGCCGGTGGCCGCGCGCACCGTCAGCCATCCGCTGTTCGTGCAGGCCGGCGAGCTGGCGCGCAACGGCGCGGCCCTCAGCGGCGCCGCGCGCAGCGAGAACGACAGCCAGATCGAGCGCCTGCTGGCGCAGCTGGACAACGACAGCCTGGCGCGCGAAACCGCCGCCCTGCCCGCCGGCGACCCGCTCTACAACTACGCCGGCCGCGCGCTGCTGCGCCGCGGCCTGGCCTTGCCGCGTCCGTTCGACCGCGGCGAAGGCTGGCGCTTCGATCCCAAGCGTCCGCCGGCCGACCACGACGGCTACCGCCCGCCGAGCAAGATCGCGGTGCTGCTGCCGCTGTCGGGCAGCCTGGCCACCGCCGCCTCGCCGGTGCGCGACGGCTTCCTGGCCGGCTACTACGCCGAAAACCGCCGCCGTCCCGAGGTCGTGTTCTACGACACCCAGGGCACCGCCGGCGGCACCCTGGCCGCGTACGACAAGGCCGCCGCCGAAGGCAACGATTTCGTGGTCGGCCCGCTGGGCCGCGACGAGGTCAGCGCGCTGTTCGGCAAGGGCGCGCTGCCGGTGTCGGTGCTGGCGCTGAACCGCGGCACGGTCGCGCCGCCCTCGGGCACCGCCAGCTTCTCGCTGTCGCCGGAAGACGAAGGCCTGGCCGCGGCCGACTACCTGCTCGGCCGCGGCGCGCGCCGGGTGCTGGTGGTGGGCGGCGGCGACGACGGCCAGAACCGCGCGGTGGCGTCGCTGCGCGCGCGCTTGAACGAGCGCGGCGCCACGGTCACCGACGTGGTCGGCGAAGGCACCGCCGATTTCGCCCCGTTCGCGAACAAGGACGGCGGCGTGGACGCGCTGTTCCTGGCGGTCAAGGGCGCCTCGGCGCGCACGCTGATGCCCAAGCTGGCCCTGGCCGGCCTGGGCGGCAAGCCGCGCGTGGCGACCTCGTACGTGTTGTCGGGCACCGGCAAGCCGGAGCAGGACCGCGTGCTGGACGGCATCGTGTTCCCGTCCGAAACCTGGACCACGCGCGGCGTGCGCGGCCTGCCCGCGGCCTCGTCGGCCGGCCAGACCCTGCCCACCGCGCGCGGCCCGGCCGCGCGCCTGTTCGCCTTCGGCTACGACGCTTGGCTGCTGTCGGCCTACCTGGAACGCCTGGCCACCTCCACCGACGGCGAGGTCGACGGCGCCACCGGCACCCTGCGCGTGGACGGCTTCGGCAACGTGCTGCGCACGCCCTCGTGGTCGGTGTTCAGCAGCGGCGTCGCGGTTTCGCTGAGCGACGCGGCCCGGCAGTAAGCGGCCATGGCCGCGCCCACCGACCGGCGCAGCCGCGGCGCGATGGTGGAAGCGGCGGCGCGCGCCTACTTGCTGGCGCAAGGCCTGCGCGACATCGCCGCCAACGCGCTGTTCCGCTACGGCGAACTCGACCTGGTGATGCTGGACCCGGGCGGGCGCGAGGCCTGCGTGGTGTTCGTGGAAGTGCGCTACCGCCGCAGCCACGCCTACGGCGGCGGGGCGGCCTCGGTCGATGCCGGCAAGCGGCGCAAGCTGGTGCGCGCCGCGCAAGGTTTCCTCGCCACGCACCGCGCCTATGCCGACGCGCCCTGCCGTTTCGACGTGATCGAAGCCGACGGCGATCCCGAGTCGCCGCAGCTGCATTGGCTGCGCGACGCCTTTCGCGCCGACGAGGTCTGAGCCACGCATGCCCACCGTGATCGCCCACGCCGCCGTACCGCTGGCCCTGGGTTGGGCCCTGGGACCGCGCAAAGTGAGCGGCCGCCTGCTCGCCGCCGGCGTGCTCGCGGCCATGCTGCCCGACGCTGACGTGGTCGCGTTCAAGCTGGGCATCGCCTACGCCGACGCGTTCGGCCACCGCGGCACCAGTCATTCCATCGTGTTCGCGCTGGCGGTAGGCGCCTTGGGCGCGCTCGCCAGCCATTGGTTGCGCGCGCCGCCGTTGTGGGCGGCGTTATGGCTGGCCTTGTGCACGCTCTCGCATCCCCTGCTCGATGCCTGCACCAACGGCGGTCTGGGCGTGGCCCTGCTGTGGCCGTGGTCGGACGCGCGCTGGTTCGCGCCGTGGCGGCCGATCGCGGTGTCGCCGATCGGCGCCGGTTTCTTCAGCCTGCGCGGCCTGCGCGTGCTGTGGTCGGAAGCGCTGTGGGTGTGGCTGCCGCTGCTGGCGCTGGCCGCGCCCTGGGCGCTGCTGCGCGCGCGGCGCACGCCTGAGCCGGCGCGATGAGCGCGCTGCCGCCGGGCCTGGCGCAGGAGCTGGCCGCGCTGCTGGGCGAGGGCTGGCGCACCGATCCCGGCGAGCGCCTGGCCTATGCCTACGACAACTCGCGCCGCGAGGCCCTGCCCGACGCGGTGGCGCTACCAAGCACGCGCGAGCAGGCGCAGGCGCTGGTGCGCGCCTGCCGCGCGCATCGGGTGCCGGTGGTCGCGCGCGGGCGCGGCACCAACACCACCGGCGCCTCGGTACCGGTGGCCGCGGGCGTGGTGGTCTCGTTCGAACGCATGAACCGCATCCTCGATATCCGCTCAGGCGACCGCTGCGCTGTCGTCGAACCCGGCGTGCTCAACGGCGAACTGCAAACCGCGCTGGCGCCACACGGCCTGTTCTGGCCGCCCGATCCCACCAGCGCAGCCTTCAGCACCGTGGGCGGCAACCTGGCCTGCAACGCCGGCGGCCCGCGCGCGGTGAAGTACGGCGCCAGCCGCGACAACGTGCTGGCGCTGACCGCGGTGACCGGCGCAGGCGAGCTCATCGTCTGCGGCACCGCCACCACCAAGGGCTCCACCGGCTACGACCTGCACCGCCTGCTGGTGGGCAGCGAGGGCACGCTGGCCCTGATCGTCGAAGCCAGCCTGCGCCTGACGCCGGCGCCGCAGCAGCGCCGCGCGTTGCGCGCGGTCTACCGCGACGTGTCGGCGGCGGCGCGCGCGGTGGCGCGGCTGATGGCGCAGCCGGTGACGCCGTCGATGCTGGAATTCATGGACGCCCCATGCGTGCGCCTGGCGCGCGAGGTGGGCGGTGCCGACCTGCCCGCCGATGCCGGCGCGCTGTTGATGATCGAAGCCGACGGCGATGCCGCGACCTTGCCTTACGCGGTCGAAGCATTGGCGCGCGCGGCCACCGGCGACGGTCTATTGGCGCTGGACGAGGCGGCCGACGAGGCCGCGCGCGAGCGCCTGTGGGCCGCGCGCAAGGCGCTGTCGCCGGCCTTGCGCACGCTGGCGCCGGGCAAGATCAACGAAGACGTGGTGGTGCCGGTGTCGCGCATCCCGCCACTGGTCGACGGCGTGCAGGCGCTGGCGCAGGAGTTCGCCCTGCCCATCGTCTGCTTCGGCCATGCCGGCAACGGCAACCTGCACGTGAACCTGCTCTACGACCCCGCCGACGCGGCGCAGAGCGAACGCGCGCAGGCGGCGATGGCGCGGGTGTTCGCGCTGGCGCTGGACTTGGGCGGCACGCTGTCGGGCGAGCATGGGATCGGCCTGGCCAAGCGCGATTTCATGCCGCAGGCGGTGAGCGCGCCTACGCTGAGCCTGATGCGACAGCTGAAGGCGGTGTTCGATCCGGAGGGGATATTGAATCCGGGGAAGTTGTTGCCGGATTGAGGCCAAGAGCAAATCCCCCCTTCCCCTTCTTCAAAGGGGGGGAACTACACGAAGGTGGAACGGTACGAGCATCAGCGCCCTGCTTGTCTTCCCCCTTTGGAAAAGGGAGATTGAGGGGGATTTGCTTTTCGCCTAGCCGCGAAAATGATCGTAGCCGCCTTGCGCAGCTACCCACTCACGCCCGTCGTCGTGCAGCGCACGCACTCCCTCGCCCGCGATCACTCGGCCGATTTCGCTGATGGCCACGCCTGCCTCGGCAGCGGCCTGCCGCAACGCATCGCGCGCCTCAGGCGGCGCGGTGAAACACAGTTCGTAGTCATCGCCCCCGCTGGCCTGCAGCGCATGCTGCGCATCCGGCGCGAACGCGGCCGCCAGCGCCGCCGAGGTCGGCAACGCGGACAGCATCACTTCGGCGCCCACGCCGCTGGCGGCGCAGACATGGCCCAGATCGGCCAGCAAACCGTCCGACACATCGATGCCCGCATGCGCATGGCGCAACGCCGCGCGCAGCGCCAGCCGCGGCGTCGGCCGATCCAGACGCGCGCGCAGCGCGGCATCGATCGCCCCGCCCGCGCGCCACTGCGCCAACGCACCGGCGGCATCGCCCAACGTGCCGCTGACCCAGACCGTATCGCCTTCGCGTGCGCGGTCGCGGCGCAGCGCGCGGCCGGGTTCGACCATGCCGTGCGCGGTCACGCATATCGACAAGGGGCCACGCGTGGTGTCGCCGCCGACCAGGGCCACGCCGTGCTGCGCGGCCAGAGCCAAGTAGCCGTCGAGGAATGCGTCCAGCCAGGCCGGATCGGCCTGCGGCAACGACAGGGACAAGGTGCACCAGGCCGGCTCGGCGGCCATCGCCGCCAGGTCCGACAGGTTCACCGCCAGCGCCTTCCAGCCGATGTCGGCCGGCGCGGTTCCGTCGGGGAAATGCACGCCCGCGTTGAGCGTGTCCAT
Encoded proteins:
- a CDS encoding UDP-N-acetylmuramoyl-tripeptide--D-alanyl-D-alanine ligase, with product MKPIRLSEIARMTGGRLHGEDAQVAAVVTDTRALGEAGAALFVALKGARFDGHDHVAAAAAAGVAGALVARAVDAPLPQVVVADTERALADFAAAVQRQRRDTITLAITGSSGKTSVKNLTQAILERAGRAYATPGNRNNEIGMPLAVLAAPEDAQYAIYEMGTGAPGDIAYLTAIAPAQVALVNNVAPAHLERMGSLLAIADTKAAVYDSLPPDGVAAINADDAFAPYFAERAHGRRLIRFGLDASADVGARDIRLDEEGSRFVLTTPQGEAAIALAIPGRHNVRNALAAASLALGAGVALGVIAAGLNAARPVSGRLVTHRLRSGAVLVDDSYNANPGSLAAAIDTLADATAHGRKGEGWLVLGDMRELGPDGAAMHAEAGRRAKDAGLKRLYALGALSAYAAQAFGEGATHYDSHDALAQALRAQLRDGVRALVKGSRGSAMDKIVTALLASDASPQGEETTHVA
- a CDS encoding UDP-N-acetylmuramoyl-L-alanyl-D-glutamate--2,6-diaminopimelate ligase, whose product is MRLAELLPDVAAVPAELDITGLTLDSRAVRPGHAFVAIAGFGAHGLKFVAQARAAGATAVLFEPPAPEDLPAPDDAIAVPGLRARLGELGDRFHGRVSEAMTMVGVTGTNGKTSTVQLLAQAWTLRGLRCGTIGTLGAGLYGQVVPTGFTTPLVLQLHQLLADMHDAGARAVAMEVSSHALDQGRVDGVHFDVGVFTNLTRDHLDYHGDMASYGAAKARLFDWPGLRAAAINLDDDYGRQLHAALPATVRAVGLSSRGADGATLSARELRLDNRGIGFELVADGGAWPVTSPLLGRFNVDNLLAVAGALYALGDAPERIADTLSRLQPIHGRMNRLGGESGRPLVVIDYAHTPDALEQALASLRGHARARLVCVFGCGGERDRGKRPQMAAIAEAGADLVVVTDDNPRRENGDAIVADIVAGFAHPERAIVLRDRAAAIARAVAEAGADDIVLVAGKGHEPYQEIDGVQHPFDDTDVARAALEARR
- a CDS encoding peptidoglycan D,D-transpeptidase FtsI family protein is translated as MSRRDDSRRDERRSGPLERLLGERGKAGPARGGDRGAGKPRGRARFDLRNRLILVGGALGLCAMALVGRAFYLQVLGNDFYRQQGDARALREIPIPTSRGMITDRNGEPLAVSTPVESIWGNPKELLKNPARLPELAKALGVPVDHLTRKLSQRSGKEFLYLKRRINPDEAHRILALKIPGVFSQREFRRFYPQGEALAHVLGFTNVDDRGQEGLELAFDDWLRGKPGAKRVIRDGAGRIIENVDLVKSAEPGQDLTLTIDRRIQYLTYRELRRALLETGASSGSAVVLDVDTGEVLAMANLPTYNPNLLGAGNPETHRNRALTDVVEPGSTMKPITVAAALKTGRVTPNTIVDTTPGWMPNGRYRITDTHNYGVLNVTGVITKSSNVGAAKLALPLPNDYYYQFVKSFGYGSKPESGFPGESAGVVLSPDRWSGTTKATMSYGYGLSATPLQIAMAYAAMANGGRLIAPTFVRGQRNEPRQVLEPEIAGEVMRMMQTVTEPGGTAKGVAILGYHVAGKTGTARKFSATGGYSNKYISLFAGVVPVKNPRFSMAVVVSEPDPAMRGYYGGLVSGPVFRNVMEGALRLMDVAPDDIDTWLAAQAAAEAKRLKANGGKPNGPVLPVDVDSAETPEELPADLPPVAAGAMLPTGGAR
- the ftsL gene encoding cell division protein FtsL produces the protein MTWRLLLTVLVVANVASALAVVYARHQHRQYFVQLNKLDRERDDLNIEFGRLQLEQATWAESNRIDQVARDRLGMKFPEGAETVVIKP